The Bdellovibrio bacteriovorus DNA window GTCAGCTGGATTTTAGCTTCTTTCACTTTGGACTTATCCAATTGTCCTGTGATGTTTGGAAGAAGAAGAGCTGCGATACTACCGATGATCGCAAGGACGATCATGATTTCGATCAACGTCATACCCTTGCGGTTTTTGAGAAGAGACATTACTTACTCCTTATGTTTAACAGATGTTGAGGATAGCAGAGGTCCTATCTGAGGTAAAGCACACATGCGGCTTTGCTAAGAATGAGATCTGACAGGGATCCAAAATATTTTGGACCCGACTTAAGATGAGATACAGACTTTAGTTGATGTTGTACTTTAAGTTTAACCGGCGATGTTCGCCATTTCAAACATAGGCACCATCACGGCAACAACGATCATACCGATGGCAAAACCCATCATAACAATGACAACGGGGCCCATCAGACTTGTTAAGCCTTCCAATTTTGTTTTCACCTGGAAGTCATAGGCGTCAGAAACTTGCGAGAGCATGTTTTCAAGTTCACCGGTTTTTTCCCCAATGTTCACCATGTGGATCACGATCGGAGGAAACTGTCCGGACTTTTTCAAAGGACCCGCGATAGATTCACCCTCAGAGATATTAGAACGGGCTTCGTCAATCGCTTGCGCCAAGACGTGGTTATTCACAACGTTGCGAACAATGTCTAAGGCCGCTAGCATCGGAACGCCACCTGTTAATAGTGTCGCTAAAGTTCTCGTAAAACGAGAAACGGCAACCATGCGAACAGTGGGGCCTACAATAGGAAGCTTCAACGAGATTGCGTCCCATTGATTGCGTCCTGCCGGTGTGCTTTTCCAGTTTTTAAAAAGAAGATATAAAATCAACGCACTTCCTACGAGCAAGTACCAATAGTTCACAACAAACTGACTGGCATCAATCAAGGTCACCGTGTACCAAGGAAGTTGCAGGTTTGGAGCTGATTCAAAAACCGTCACCATTTTTGGAATCAAGAACACGAAAAGGAAACCCAATAGACCTAAAGTTACGACCATCATGATGATCGGGTAGGTCATGGCACTGCTGACTTTCGCGCGAAGATCGGCTTGCGCTTCGGTGAATTCCGCAAGACGCATTAAGATGACATCCAAGCTTCCTGACATTTCGCCGGCTTCGACCATCGAAATATAAATGTTGGTAAAGATGTTGGGATATTTTGCCAAGGCTTTGTGAAACGGGGAGCCTTCGTTCACCATGTTTTTACAATCGGCAATGGCTTCAGAAAGAGCTGCATTTTCAACTTGCTCGGAAACGGCCGTTAAAGCATCGACCAGAGGGATGTTGGCTTTGATTAAAGTCGCTAATTGGCGAGT harbors:
- the gspF gene encoding type II secretion system inner membrane protein GspF produces the protein MPIFEYKGLSRDGKNVKGVVDAENLRAARTKLKKDNIFVVDIRDKKKVDPKKKSGARSSAKVGVKELALMTRQLATLIKANIPLVDALTAVSEQVENAALSEAIADCKNMVNEGSPFHKALAKYPNIFTNIYISMVEAGEMSGSLDVILMRLAEFTEAQADLRAKVSSAMTYPIIMMVVTLGLLGFLFVFLIPKMVTVFESAPNLQLPWYTVTLIDASQFVVNYWYLLVGSALILYLLFKNWKSTPAGRNQWDAISLKLPIVGPTVRMVAVSRFTRTLATLLTGGVPMLAALDIVRNVVNNHVLAQAIDEARSNISEGESIAGPLKKSGQFPPIVIHMVNIGEKTGELENMLSQVSDAYDFQVKTKLEGLTSLMGPVVIVMMGFAIGMIVVAVMVPMFEMANIAG